In Pseudovibrio brasiliensis, the following are encoded in one genomic region:
- a CDS encoding ABC transporter permease has protein sequence MGLLRFLAQRAAATLVLLIGISIVSFAIIQAVPGDYVDMWMSTTAAQTGQSRAVLEPQAEILRAQLGLDQPVVVQYWRWIVGIVSAGNFGDSFFFSKPVTEVIGLRLPRTLALAFTAMVLAQFIGGALGVYAAMNQYKLGDTISTIVAFLGIVIPKFVVSLIILYYLAFVWHSPYIGALQSPEYLLQDHWSLDKLWDFLKHVWPILLISIWAGQAYTLRMMRGNLLDVMKSQYIETARAKGLSRRRIIMVHAIPNALHPVIMNIGSRFEYMIKGEIEIAIVLGVPTIGPLILSSVAERDMYVVAAIFMLVATIMVVGNLVADLLLAVVDPRVRQAAMEGNT, from the coding sequence ATGGGCCTGTTACGCTTTTTGGCGCAACGTGCAGCTGCAACACTGGTCTTGTTGATTGGGATCTCCATTGTATCCTTCGCAATCATACAAGCCGTACCGGGCGACTACGTTGACATGTGGATGTCTACCACTGCCGCACAAACCGGGCAATCCCGTGCAGTTTTGGAACCTCAAGCAGAAATTCTTCGCGCACAGCTAGGGCTGGATCAGCCCGTTGTCGTGCAGTACTGGCGCTGGATCGTCGGCATCGTCTCCGCTGGTAATTTTGGAGATTCGTTCTTCTTCTCCAAACCAGTCACGGAAGTCATCGGCCTGCGTCTGCCACGCACATTGGCTCTGGCATTCACTGCAATGGTACTCGCCCAGTTCATCGGTGGAGCGCTTGGTGTTTACGCAGCAATGAACCAGTACAAGCTTGGCGACACCATTTCGACTATCGTTGCTTTTCTCGGCATCGTCATCCCGAAATTCGTGGTCTCGCTGATCATTTTGTATTATCTGGCCTTCGTCTGGCACTCACCCTACATCGGCGCACTTCAGTCGCCTGAGTACCTTCTGCAGGACCATTGGTCTCTTGATAAGCTCTGGGACTTCCTCAAACACGTCTGGCCAATCTTGCTCATCTCCATCTGGGCAGGGCAGGCATACACGCTGCGCATGATGCGCGGAAACCTGCTGGATGTGATGAAATCCCAGTACATTGAAACCGCGCGCGCCAAAGGCTTGTCCCGCCGTCGCATCATTATGGTGCACGCCATCCCGAATGCGCTGCATCCCGTCATCATGAACATCGGCAGCCGCTTTGAGTACATGATCAAAGGTGAAATCGAGATCGCCATCGTTCTTGGCGTTCCGACAATCGGTCCGCTGATCCTGTCTTCAGTTGCTGAGCGCGATATGTATGTGGTCGCTGCAATCTTCATGCTCGTCGCCACCATCATGGTGGTCGGAAATCTGGTCGCTGACCTGCTTCTGGCTGTTGTTGACCCACGTGTCCGTCAGGCTGCTATGGAAGGAAACACGTGA
- a CDS encoding ABC transporter permease, whose amino-acid sequence MTQIESDAIEHGSVDAQQLAEDRPSISYWGLVVRRFVRNKYGMVGFIACTLIFLTAIFAGFIAPYGPQTANRAALYSPPQTLHFFTPEGSLTTPYVTGFKEEMNMQTFEITFVPDLDKISYVALFVEGEPWQFLGMTFNTHLFGTKDGSKFHILGTDNLGRDVYSRMIYGTRITLLMALLVMGSACVIGIIMGVSSGYFGGLYDLVVQRLVEFIKAFPDLPLYLALVALLPRRAEPITIFIMFACILVLLRWADLCRELRGKVFSMRNLEYVRAAEAVGASNSRIIGAHIVPNTSSHIIVWATYQLPEIILLESFLSFLGVGIQQPMVSWGSMLNQILDFQSFSAAPWMMAPVAMIIISVLAFNAAGDGLRDAMDPYSNA is encoded by the coding sequence ATGACCCAGATTGAGAGCGATGCAATTGAGCACGGCAGTGTAGACGCACAGCAACTGGCAGAAGACCGGCCTTCCATTTCTTACTGGGGCCTCGTTGTTCGCCGCTTCGTCCGCAACAAATATGGCATGGTGGGCTTCATCGCCTGCACGCTGATTTTCCTGACGGCCATTTTCGCGGGCTTCATCGCGCCATATGGACCGCAAACTGCCAACCGTGCGGCGCTGTATTCACCGCCGCAAACACTGCATTTCTTCACACCAGAAGGTAGCTTGACCACGCCATACGTCACCGGCTTCAAAGAAGAAATGAACATGCAGACCTTCGAGATCACTTTTGTACCTGATCTCGATAAGATCTCCTACGTCGCTCTGTTTGTGGAAGGGGAGCCCTGGCAGTTTCTGGGCATGACCTTCAACACCCACCTGTTTGGCACAAAAGACGGCAGCAAGTTCCACATTCTGGGTACGGACAATCTGGGCCGTGATGTGTACTCCCGTATGATCTACGGCACTCGCATCACATTGCTCATGGCGCTGTTGGTGATGGGCTCCGCTTGCGTAATCGGCATCATTATGGGCGTCAGCTCAGGCTACTTCGGCGGTCTTTATGATCTGGTCGTCCAGCGACTGGTGGAGTTCATCAAAGCGTTCCCGGATCTTCCGCTCTATCTGGCCTTAGTTGCCTTGCTGCCGCGCCGCGCTGAACCGATCACCATCTTCATCATGTTCGCATGTATCCTCGTGCTGCTGAGATGGGCGGACCTCTGCCGTGAGCTGCGCGGCAAAGTTTTCTCCATGCGCAATCTGGAGTATGTCCGGGCCGCTGAAGCTGTGGGGGCATCCAACAGCCGTATCATTGGCGCCCATATCGTGCCGAATACGTCTTCGCACATCATCGTCTGGGCGACCTACCAGTTGCCGGAAATCATCTTGCTGGAGAGCTTCTTGTCATTCCTCGGAGTGGGCATTCAACAGCCAATGGTGTCCTGGGGCAGCATGCTCAATCAGATCCTCGACTTTCAGTCCTTCAGCGCTGCGCCATGGATGATGGCACCAGTTGCGATGATCATCATTTCTGTACTCGCCTTCAACGCCGCTGGCGATGGCCTTCGTGATGCAATGGATCCCTACAGCAATGCCTAG
- a CDS encoding ABC transporter ATP-binding protein — MAMAFVMQWIPTAMPSIDQTQHKDLLTIRDVAVSFKTVTGTVEAVKGVSYSVAKGETLAVVGESGSGKSVTARAIMGMLAENATLAEGSHIEFDDRDLASMSELELQKIRGNRISMIFQEPLTSLNPVYRIGDQIIEMIRSHRKISKAEAKTEAIRMLDEVKIPDPEIRFSQYPHQLSGGQRQRVMIAMALANEPDLLIADEPTTALDVTVQAEILKLMKELQQRHNMAIILITHDLNVVRQVSDRVCVMRAGKLVETGTTKEVFETPSHPYTRHLIASEPTGSPDELEEGLYDLLQADKVRVTFKSKHGSFFSRKTKELVAVNDISLKIRSGETLGIVGESGSGKSTLGMSILQLLKADAGAITFDGDRIDNLTKKELKPLRTDLQVVFQDPFSSLNPRMVVGEIVGEGLKVNGIGGSHKERQSMVAEALDAVQMPRSTMDRFPHEFSGGQRQRIAIARSIVLKPKFILLDEPTSALDLSIQAQIIDLLKDLRDKLKLSYLFISHDLKVVKALCHNVMVMQHGNVVEAGKTLDVLHRPQTEYTQRLVSAAYL; from the coding sequence CTGGCGATGGCCTTCGTGATGCAATGGATCCCTACAGCAATGCCTAGTATCGACCAAACACAACACAAAGACCTTCTCACCATCCGCGACGTGGCCGTCAGCTTCAAAACCGTGACGGGAACAGTGGAGGCGGTGAAGGGCGTCAGCTATTCCGTAGCAAAGGGCGAAACGCTGGCCGTAGTGGGCGAGTCTGGCTCTGGCAAGTCCGTCACCGCCCGTGCGATCATGGGTATGCTGGCAGAAAATGCTACTCTGGCGGAAGGCTCGCACATCGAGTTTGATGACCGTGATCTGGCGAGTATGAGTGAGCTGGAGCTGCAAAAGATCCGTGGTAATCGCATCTCCATGATCTTTCAGGAACCGCTCACCAGCCTCAATCCGGTCTATCGCATTGGCGATCAAATCATCGAGATGATCCGCTCTCATCGAAAAATCTCCAAGGCAGAAGCCAAAACTGAGGCCATCCGCATGCTGGATGAGGTGAAGATCCCGGATCCGGAAATCCGCTTCAGCCAGTATCCGCACCAGCTCTCAGGTGGCCAGCGCCAGCGTGTCATGATTGCAATGGCACTGGCAAACGAGCCGGACCTTCTAATTGCAGATGAACCAACCACGGCGCTGGACGTTACCGTACAGGCCGAAATCCTGAAGCTCATGAAAGAGCTACAGCAACGCCACAACATGGCAATCATCCTTATCACCCACGACCTTAACGTGGTGCGTCAGGTGAGTGATCGGGTGTGCGTTATGCGGGCAGGGAAACTTGTGGAGACGGGGACGACCAAAGAGGTCTTTGAAACGCCATCTCACCCGTACACCCGGCACCTGATCGCCAGTGAGCCAACAGGCTCGCCAGATGAGCTAGAGGAGGGGCTATATGACCTGCTGCAGGCAGATAAAGTGCGGGTCACGTTCAAATCCAAACACGGTAGCTTCTTCAGCCGTAAAACCAAGGAACTGGTCGCGGTCAATGACATCTCCCTAAAGATCAGATCAGGCGAAACGCTTGGGATCGTAGGGGAGTCTGGATCAGGCAAGTCCACTCTGGGCATGTCGATCCTGCAGCTTCTCAAGGCGGATGCAGGCGCCATCACCTTTGATGGTGACCGGATCGATAACCTAACCAAGAAGGAGCTGAAACCGCTCAGAACTGACCTGCAAGTGGTCTTTCAGGACCCATTCTCTTCGCTTAACCCGCGTATGGTCGTGGGAGAGATTGTGGGCGAGGGCCTTAAGGTCAATGGCATCGGCGGCAGTCATAAAGAGCGGCAGTCCATGGTCGCAGAAGCTCTGGACGCGGTGCAGATGCCACGCAGCACCATGGATCGCTTTCCCCACGAGTTCTCTGGCGGACAGCGCCAGAGGATCGCCATTGCGCGCTCCATCGTTTTAAAGCCTAAGTTCATCCTGCTGGATGAGCCAACGTCTGCTCTCGATCTGTCCATTCAGGCGCAGATCATCGACCTGCTGAAAGACCTGCGCGACAAGCTGAAGCTGAGCTATCTCTTCATCAGTCATGATCTGAAGGTCGTCAAAGCCTTGTGCCATAACGTGATGGTCATGCAGCACGGCAATGTGGTGGAAGCTGGTAAAACGCTGGATGTCCTGCACAGACCACAAACCGAGTACACGCAGCGGCTGGTTTCTGCGGCGTATCTCTAA
- a CDS encoding DUF3422 family protein, protein MSELDDLLEATPEALPFPEHPLRQAILAEVHARPFVPFHGEWQILQYAFIVDQDCKHAERQALSMFTGEHADEVSEHYLHHAFEGYSLRWEQHSEFSTYAIEKPLKAALCDDRSISSSLFAEGKLSPPGELIAAVQLTVKTAVSPLSEDLFEEFDPASLSVSEVIEGRATLVTDFRANEEGIVSFLLLDYGLSPLELGATVRRVLELETYKTLSLLGLYEARKQQVIVSRIEDELVQITSQLRSSGSAKPQSLAQNEELLSDLSSLAADLEASAMESLFRFGATRAYSDIVRRRLETLGEASVSGYDMIGRFLNRRLAPAMQTCRAIEERQANLSRKLTRAVGLLRARVDVELERQNRDLLSSMDQRATFQLRLQQTVEGLSVAAISYYVISLIGYALKGAKTLGSPIDPAVGMAASVPLVVGVLWYFLRKLKVAH, encoded by the coding sequence TTGAGTGAACTAGACGATCTGTTGGAGGCGACACCAGAGGCTCTACCATTTCCTGAACATCCACTTCGGCAAGCTATTCTTGCAGAAGTCCATGCTCGTCCTTTTGTGCCGTTCCACGGTGAATGGCAGATTTTGCAGTATGCATTCATCGTGGATCAGGACTGCAAACACGCGGAGCGACAGGCGCTTTCCATGTTCACAGGTGAGCATGCCGATGAGGTTTCAGAGCATTATTTGCACCATGCCTTTGAGGGCTATTCACTGCGTTGGGAGCAACACAGCGAGTTCTCCACCTATGCCATTGAAAAGCCTCTGAAAGCAGCTCTCTGTGATGATCGATCAATCAGTTCTTCCCTATTTGCAGAAGGTAAACTCTCGCCTCCCGGAGAGCTGATTGCTGCCGTTCAGCTCACCGTAAAAACCGCAGTCTCTCCACTCTCAGAAGACCTATTTGAGGAGTTTGACCCGGCAAGTCTTAGTGTCTCTGAGGTGATTGAAGGGCGGGCGACATTGGTGACTGACTTTCGGGCCAATGAGGAAGGCATTGTTTCCTTTCTGCTGCTGGATTATGGGCTTTCTCCATTGGAACTCGGCGCAACTGTGCGGCGGGTGTTGGAATTGGAAACCTACAAGACACTATCTCTGCTAGGGCTTTATGAAGCGCGCAAGCAGCAGGTCATCGTCAGCCGGATTGAGGATGAGCTGGTTCAGATTACCTCGCAACTTCGCAGTTCCGGCAGTGCTAAGCCACAGTCGCTGGCTCAAAACGAGGAACTTTTGTCAGACCTTTCCTCACTTGCAGCCGATCTGGAGGCCTCTGCCATGGAGAGCCTTTTTCGGTTTGGGGCGACGCGAGCTTACTCTGACATTGTGAGACGTCGTCTTGAGACACTGGGAGAGGCCAGCGTTTCTGGTTACGACATGATCGGACGCTTTTTGAACCGCCGGCTCGCCCCTGCCATGCAGACGTGCCGGGCCATTGAGGAGCGACAGGCTAACCTATCCCGCAAGTTGACGCGCGCAGTGGGTTTGCTGCGGGCTCGGGTGGATGTGGAGCTGGAACGGCAGAACCGGGATCTGTTGAGCTCGATGGATCAGCGCGCCACGTTTCAGCTGCGTCTGCAACAGACCGTAGAAGGCCTCTCCGTCGCGGCGATCTCGTATTATGTAATCAGTCTGATTGGGTACGCATTGAAAGGTGCCAAGACGCTTGGGTCGCCGATTGATCCCGCTGTGGGCATGGCCGCATCCGTGCCATTGGTGGTTGGAGTGCTTTGGTACTTCCTCCGAAAACTCAAAGTAGCGCACTGA
- a CDS encoding alkaline phosphatase produces MRVPLAAVLLTCSTALVWAEPDFPQKNNRWFEAAEAEIQSKLAQQPITKPAKNIILMIADGNGIATNYATRIFQGQQNGLLGEENVLPQEAFPHSALVKTYNVNAQTPDSAGTGTAFHSGVKTKSGVLGVDETVNFADCSAVEAGSVATIAEVLAALGKAVGIITTASLTDATPASAYAHVASRRYEDDASVPEGCDVPDIAVQLLDQIKNGTIDIAMGGGRRHMLPEAATDKDSKDRNRRDGRNLIDEAKEFGATYVWDEKSFSELDPSAGKPVLGVFSSGHMDYNYDRKDQPSLAEMVKLTIESLQDNENGFYMLVEGGRVDHANHAGNLFRALTDGVAFAEAVAMAEQMTSDQDTLIIVTADHAHTLSFNGYCGRGSPINGLCMGIDNNGVKHTDEMLLGLDGKPYTVASYLNGTGSILTEENNWFGTRSVVSQEEALDPDYKQQSLLPLDKETHAGTDVAVYAKGPWAHLFDGTIEQNYIFNVMNYAANAKEEE; encoded by the coding sequence ATGAGAGTGCCACTTGCTGCGGTCCTGTTGACCTGTTCTACCGCTCTGGTTTGGGCAGAGCCTGATTTTCCTCAAAAAAACAATCGATGGTTTGAAGCTGCGGAAGCTGAAATCCAGAGTAAACTGGCTCAGCAACCCATTACAAAACCTGCCAAAAACATAATTCTGATGATCGCGGATGGCAATGGCATCGCGACCAATTACGCCACGCGCATCTTTCAGGGCCAGCAAAACGGTTTGCTGGGGGAAGAAAACGTTCTGCCTCAAGAGGCCTTTCCTCACAGCGCACTGGTTAAAACCTACAACGTTAATGCGCAAACACCAGATTCTGCAGGAACCGGCACGGCCTTTCATTCAGGGGTCAAGACCAAATCCGGTGTGCTGGGCGTCGATGAAACAGTGAACTTTGCCGATTGCTCAGCAGTCGAAGCAGGCAGTGTCGCGACCATTGCCGAAGTTCTGGCTGCCCTGGGCAAAGCTGTCGGCATCATCACAACGGCCAGCCTGACCGATGCAACACCGGCCTCCGCCTACGCTCACGTGGCCTCAAGGCGCTATGAAGATGATGCCAGCGTGCCGGAAGGTTGTGATGTTCCGGATATCGCTGTGCAGCTGCTGGACCAGATCAAAAACGGCACCATCGATATCGCCATGGGAGGAGGGCGCCGCCATATGCTCCCTGAAGCGGCAACAGACAAAGACAGCAAAGATCGAAACCGCAGAGATGGCCGCAATCTCATTGACGAAGCCAAAGAGTTTGGCGCCACCTATGTGTGGGATGAGAAGTCTTTCAGTGAACTTGATCCCTCAGCTGGCAAGCCAGTGCTTGGTGTTTTTAGTTCAGGTCACATGGATTACAACTATGACCGAAAAGACCAGCCATCCCTCGCAGAAATGGTGAAACTGACCATTGAATCGCTGCAGGATAATGAAAATGGCTTCTATATGCTGGTGGAAGGAGGTCGTGTTGACCACGCCAATCATGCCGGAAACCTCTTCCGTGCGCTGACGGACGGCGTTGCTTTTGCAGAGGCTGTCGCCATGGCAGAGCAGATGACCAGTGATCAGGATACGCTGATCATCGTGACAGCAGACCATGCTCACACGCTCTCTTTCAATGGTTATTGTGGTCGCGGTTCACCCATCAACGGCCTGTGCATGGGGATCGACAACAACGGCGTCAAACACACTGACGAAATGCTTCTGGGACTGGATGGCAAGCCATACACCGTTGCGAGTTATCTGAACGGCACGGGATCCATTCTAACAGAAGAAAATAACTGGTTCGGCACGCGTTCTGTCGTCTCTCAGGAAGAAGCGCTGGACCCAGACTACAAACAGCAATCGCTGCTTCCGCTGGACAAGGAAACACATGCCGGAACGGATGTTGCGGTCTATGCCAAAGGCCCATGGGCGCACCTGTTTGATGGCACGATTGAACAGAACTACATCTTCAACGTCATGAACTACGCCGCTAACGCTAAAGAAGAGGAGTAA
- a CDS encoding HD domain-containing protein, with protein sequence MIEFEKKLEAALKAHDQSDDASHDLYHARRVKLAALDIAARRGEGDEEVLVAAAYLHDLVNVPKNSPDRAKASKLSADAAEPILQELGVSADKIERIKHAVEAHSFSAEIEPQTIEAKILQDADRLESLGAIGIARTFYIAKTMNSNLFHGGDLFASERELDDKTFGVDHFALKLLKLHKTMQTKEGREVARERTDYMIGFLKQLAAETGFTYPENHDLWIEEEAPKVTS encoded by the coding sequence ATGATTGAGTTCGAAAAGAAGTTGGAAGCCGCGCTGAAAGCGCATGATCAGAGCGATGATGCCAGTCATGACCTCTACCACGCCCGCCGCGTAAAATTGGCTGCGCTGGATATCGCTGCACGCCGTGGCGAAGGGGACGAGGAAGTGCTTGTCGCTGCAGCCTATTTGCATGATCTGGTCAACGTTCCCAAGAACTCTCCAGACCGAGCAAAAGCCTCCAAACTGTCCGCAGACGCAGCTGAACCCATCCTTCAGGAACTCGGCGTTTCTGCTGACAAAATCGAACGTATCAAACACGCCGTCGAAGCGCACAGCTTCTCAGCGGAAATCGAGCCACAAACCATCGAAGCCAAGATCCTGCAGGACGCAGACCGGCTGGAGTCCCTCGGTGCTATCGGCATCGCACGCACGTTCTACATCGCCAAAACCATGAACTCCAACCTGTTCCATGGTGGTGACCTGTTTGCCAGTGAACGTGAGCTTGATGACAAGACCTTCGGTGTCGATCACTTCGCGCTGAAACTGCTGAAACTGCACAAGACCATGCAGACTAAGGAAGGTCGTGAAGTCGCGCGCGAACGTACCGACTACATGATCGGCTTCCTAAAGCAACTGGCCGCTGAAACAGGCTTCACCTATCCAGAAAATCACGATCTCTGGATCGAAGAAGAAGCGCCGAAAGTCACCTCCTGA
- a CDS encoding LacI family transcriptional regulator → MPTKKPTISSSHSASKPTQKTIAEITGLAVTTVSRALQGDEKIAQATRLRVSKVAEEIGYVPDRAAQRLRTGKTKVVSLILDPHNEILGFGNSLITGVAHALAGTDYHLNVTPQFLGGDPIEPVEYIVRNKLADGIIFSRTRPFDERVRFLRERSFPFTTHGRTEFGYQHSYVDYNNEKFAYESVLRLMQKGRRRICIILPPNHFTFHQHLNYGYMRAIRQEGLQSYIPGGISLDSDMPEVFEWAKNIASSPEAPDGFICPGETSFLAIANGYRQAGKARGLDFDAVVKSSSQTLHQIDPHIDNISEDIQEAGVLLGTNLLKTMDHPDGPFEQTIQDPDIIFPSLKSFQD, encoded by the coding sequence ATGCCGACGAAAAAACCAACAATTTCCTCCTCTCACTCCGCTTCGAAACCGACGCAGAAGACAATTGCGGAAATCACCGGTCTTGCGGTGACAACTGTCTCGCGGGCGCTTCAGGGGGATGAAAAGATTGCACAGGCAACCCGCCTGCGCGTAAGTAAAGTTGCTGAAGAAATTGGCTATGTTCCTGATCGCGCCGCTCAAAGATTGCGTACGGGCAAAACCAAAGTTGTTTCGCTGATTCTTGACCCACACAACGAAATCCTCGGATTTGGGAACTCCCTGATCACTGGTGTGGCCCATGCTTTGGCAGGGACGGATTATCATCTGAATGTGACACCGCAGTTTCTTGGCGGTGATCCGATTGAGCCGGTTGAGTACATCGTGCGCAATAAGCTGGCGGACGGAATCATCTTCTCGCGGACGCGGCCTTTTGATGAGCGGGTGCGGTTTCTTCGGGAGCGCAGTTTTCCGTTCACCACGCATGGACGGACTGAGTTCGGCTATCAGCACTCCTACGTTGACTATAACAACGAGAAGTTTGCTTACGAATCCGTGCTTCGGTTGATGCAAAAAGGGCGGCGGCGGATTTGCATTATCCTGCCCCCTAACCACTTCACGTTTCACCAGCATCTGAATTACGGCTATATGCGCGCCATCCGACAGGAAGGGCTGCAAAGCTATATTCCGGGCGGGATCAGTCTGGATTCGGATATGCCGGAGGTGTTTGAGTGGGCAAAGAATATCGCCAGTTCACCGGAAGCGCCGGATGGGTTCATCTGTCCGGGTGAAACTTCGTTCCTTGCGATTGCAAACGGCTATCGTCAGGCTGGGAAAGCACGTGGGCTGGATTTTGATGCGGTGGTGAAATCAAGCTCGCAGACACTGCATCAGATTGATCCGCACATCGACAACATCAGCGAAGACATTCAGGAGGCTGGGGTTCTGCTGGGTACTAACCTGCTGAAAACCATGGATCATCCGGATGGCCCATTTGAGCAGACCATCCAGGATCCGGATATCATTTTCCCGTCTCTCAAGTCCTTTCAGGACTGA
- a CDS encoding ABC transporter substrate-binding protein: MHKLLVKTTSALALLAATATTSVAADVEVLHWWTSGGEAAALNVLKKDLESQGIGWADMPVAGGGGESAMTVLRARVTAGNAPTAVQMLGFDIQDWAKEGALADLNAVAAKEGWDKVVPAALQRFAKYDGKWISAPVNVHSTNWVWANKAVLDKHGIAAPTTWEEFTAALDKLKAAGVTPLAHGGQAWQDATLFDAIVMSTGGADFYKAAFIDLDEAALGSDTMKEAFDRMGVLRANVDENFSGRDWNLATAMVINGEAGFQMMGDWAKGEFLGAGKKPGEDFLCFRFPGTQNQVTFNADQFAMFDQGGEVSKEQAALASAILSPTFQSAFNVVKGSVPARTDVSDEAFDACAKQGMKDLAAAAASGNLFGSMAHGHSAPASVKNAIYDVVTAHFNGEYDSATAVEELVDAVSIAK; encoded by the coding sequence ATGCACAAACTACTAGTGAAAACCACATCCGCTCTGGCATTGCTGGCTGCAACAGCAACCACATCCGTAGCGGCAGACGTGGAAGTTCTGCACTGGTGGACTTCAGGCGGTGAAGCGGCTGCGCTTAACGTACTGAAGAAAGACTTGGAATCTCAGGGCATCGGTTGGGCTGATATGCCTGTAGCAGGCGGCGGCGGTGAATCCGCAATGACCGTTCTGCGTGCACGCGTAACAGCTGGCAACGCGCCAACTGCAGTTCAGATGCTCGGTTTCGACATCCAGGACTGGGCGAAAGAAGGCGCTCTGGCTGACCTGAACGCAGTTGCTGCAAAAGAAGGCTGGGACAAAGTTGTTCCTGCTGCTCTTCAGCGTTTTGCGAAGTACGATGGCAAGTGGATCTCCGCGCCAGTAAACGTACACTCCACCAACTGGGTATGGGCAAACAAAGCAGTGCTGGACAAGCACGGCATTGCAGCTCCAACCACTTGGGAAGAGTTCACCGCAGCGCTTGATAAGCTGAAAGCAGCTGGCGTTACTCCACTGGCACACGGCGGTCAGGCTTGGCAGGACGCAACCTTGTTCGACGCAATCGTCATGAGCACCGGTGGCGCAGACTTCTATAAAGCTGCATTCATCGATCTGGACGAAGCTGCTCTTGGTTCTGACACCATGAAAGAAGCGTTTGACCGCATGGGTGTACTGCGCGCAAACGTTGACGAAAACTTCTCCGGTCGTGACTGGAACCTTGCAACTGCAATGGTCATCAACGGTGAAGCTGGTTTCCAGATGATGGGTGACTGGGCAAAGGGTGAGTTCCTCGGCGCTGGCAAAAAGCCAGGCGAAGACTTCCTCTGCTTCCGCTTCCCAGGCACGCAGAACCAGGTCACCTTCAACGCTGACCAGTTCGCAATGTTCGATCAGGGCGGTGAAGTGTCCAAAGAGCAGGCTGCTCTGGCAAGCGCGATCCTTTCTCCAACCTTCCAGTCCGCGTTTAACGTTGTGAAGGGTTCAGTTCCTGCACGTACCGACGTTTCCGATGAAGCGTTTGATGCATGTGCAAAACAGGGCATGAAAGATCTGGCAGCAGCTGCAGCAAGCGGCAACCTCTTCGGTTCCATGGCGCATGGCCACTCTGCACCTGCATCCGTGAAAAACGCCATTTATGACGTTGTAACTGCACACTTTAACGGTGAGTACGACTCCGCTACCGCTGTTGAAGAGCTGGTAGACGCTGTCTCCATCGCGAAGTAA
- a CDS encoding carbohydrate ABC transporter permease: MMVDQTTSSVAMAADYQAPTAVKPDLRTRLQNLIPKLVLSPSLALILVFVYGFIIFSVYLSFTGSRILPVYDWVGLENYEKLFRLRHWSIAIKNLGIFAGLYIAICTAIGLSLAVFLDQKIRGEGFLRPIFLYPMALSFIVTGTAWKWFLDPGIGLEHTMHLWGWESFEFDWIKNRDFAIYTVVIAAVWQTSGFVMAMFLAGLRGIDNEILKAAQIDGASNWNMYRRIIIPQLRPAFLSAFVILSHLAIKSYDLVVALTGGGPGRATEVPATFMYSYTFTRNQMGIGASSAVIMLMTIAAIMVPYLYAELREKK, translated from the coding sequence ATCATGGTCGACCAGACCACTTCATCCGTTGCCATGGCCGCTGACTATCAAGCGCCAACGGCAGTAAAACCGGACCTGCGGACAAGACTCCAAAATCTCATTCCAAAACTGGTGCTTTCACCCTCCTTGGCTCTGATCTTGGTCTTTGTCTATGGATTTATCATTTTCTCCGTGTACCTCTCCTTCACAGGAAGCCGCATCCTGCCGGTTTATGACTGGGTAGGGCTGGAGAACTATGAAAAGCTATTCCGGCTGCGGCATTGGTCCATTGCCATCAAAAACCTTGGCATCTTCGCCGGTCTGTACATCGCAATCTGTACAGCCATTGGTTTGAGCCTTGCGGTTTTTCTGGACCAGAAGATCCGCGGTGAGGGCTTCTTGCGTCCAATCTTCCTGTATCCGATGGCGCTGAGCTTCATCGTGACAGGTACAGCGTGGAAATGGTTCCTCGATCCGGGCATCGGCCTTGAGCACACCATGCACTTGTGGGGCTGGGAAAGCTTTGAGTTCGACTGGATCAAGAACCGCGACTTTGCAATCTACACCGTCGTGATTGCAGCTGTTTGGCAAACATCTGGCTTCGTGATGGCCATGTTCCTAGCTGGTCTGCGCGGCATCGACAACGAGATCCTCAAAGCAGCTCAGATCGATGGTGCATCCAATTGGAACATGTACCGCCGCATCATCATTCCGCAGCTGCGTCCGGCATTCCTTTCAGCCTTCGTGATCCTGTCACACCTCGCCATTAAGTCCTACGACCTTGTCGTAGCATTGACTGGTGGTGGACCGGGCCGGGCTACTGAGGTGCCAGCGACCTTCATGTACTCGTACACCTTCACACGCAACCAGATGGGCATCGGCGCCAGTTCCGCTGTTATCATGCTCATGACCATTGCCGCGATCATGGTGCCGTACCTCTATGCCGAACTGCGGGAGAAAAAATAA